The genomic DNA GGACAAGACTAGTCCAGACGCAGCCGCTCCTTCTCTCTACCATAAACAAACTCAAGTCGGAATAGGGGTGAAAATCATTATAATGGTCAAAACTGAGCCTGTCCTCTAACCTACAAGAGCTTGACAGGCCAAGGGGAGACTCCATCGGTCCCAAAGAGAAGCAGCGTTTATAAGGTACACATCTGAACCTGGAGTCCTCAGAATGGCCCCTGACCCAGAGATACAGAGACTGTGGCTCGGTCAAGGTTAGGGACAGGACCCCCGTCCAGTCACGAAgcccctgctccctcccctcAAGGCCCCACTCTAGGGGAGCTCTCCTGGAACATCAAGCTCCCCGCAGCCGAGGCTGGGAAGATGCGGTTCTTCCCACGGAGAGAAACCGAAGCCGACACTTCCCAATACTTCCTCGCCGGAAGTAACCAAGTCCAATCTTGCCCTGTCCAACGGGGTTAAACGGTTAGATCCCACCCCCCCCGAAAGCACTTCCGCGTCCTCTCTAGGAATCCCGGAGGACCTCGCCTCGCAGGCGGGGCGGACCAATCGGCGGGGAGATGGACGCAGGCCCCGAGTCCCAGCCCACCCTCAGTGACTCGCACGTCCCCAGGGCCCCGAAGCCGCTCGCACAGCATCATCAAAGCGAGGAGGCAAACGGAGCCACCCTCTCCCCTGCTCCAACCCAAAGCCATTGAAACAGCCCAAGCTCCTCCCCTTTCagtggggcgggggcgggggaggggcctCCGGGGTTGGGCTGAGGTTGCTCGTGTCTGATTGGCCGGGGAGCTTGcgccttcccccacccccaacgcTCTGCGACCCGATTCGAAGTAGGTCTGTACCTTGCTGAGAGGTCGCAAACCTCGCTTATGTTGAATTTGGGGCCCTTAGGTTTTCTTCACCCGCATCCTCGCTACTCTCACTACCCACTTTCCAAAGACACCCACCTCTTGACCACCGCAGTCGGCTCAGAAGGCCGATATCTTCAACGTCACACCCGGGAGTCGCGGGGACCATCGGCTCCCAGGACTACATCTCCCAGGAGGTGGCGCGCGGGACTCGCCGGTTGGCCAATGGAGGCGCGGCTCTCTTTGCAGCCTCGGTCTCGCGAGCCTATCAGAAGGTGGCAGAGCCGGGAGTCGTGTCCTCTGGAGCCCCGGCAGGAAGGCTGGGGGTGGGCGGAGGGAGCGGGGCAACCCTTTGAAGGAAGGGGCGTTGCTTACGCAGGGCTTCCCTGGCCAAGGGGTTCTCATCCTTAATGATACCTCTTTTCAGCCAGGCGCGGGGTCCCATGCTTGTAAGCCTAGCGAATGGACAGGCTAAGGAAGCAGGATAGCTTGAGcacaagagttccagaccagcctgggcaacatagcgagacccccgtCTATTTGTAATACCCTCCCTTGGCCGGGAtcgatgactcacacctgtaataccagcactttgggaggcagaggtgggtggatcacctgaggccaggagttcgagaccagcctggccaacatggtgaaaccccgtttctactaaaaatacagtaacttagctaggcgtggtggtgtgagcctgtaatcccagctatttgagaagctgaggcaggagaatcacttgaaccctggaggctgatgttgcagtgagccgggatcgtgccattgcactccagcctcggcaacacagACCCCATCTCTCAGTAATAATctctcctggtttttttttttttttttttttttgagacagagtctcgctctgttgcccagtctggagggcaatggcacgatctcagctcactgcaacctctgctcccaggttctagtaattctcctgcctcagcctctggagtagctgggattacaggcacgctcaCCACGaccggcttattttgtatttttagtagagacagggtttccccatgttgcccaggctggtctcgaactcctgagctcaggtgatgctcccgcctcggcctcccagtgctgggattgcaggcgggagccaccgcgcccggccaatctctccttttcatattttcatatggtGCCTTATAGTTCCCAAGCCCCACCCCCGTGCCCCTCGCCGTTTACAAAGTTGATGGGCAGGCAGGAGAAGAGTTACTGTTGCCACTGTTTTACAGGCGCGAAGGAAGGAACTGCTGTGAAATTGCAGCATCTGCAAAGAGATGAGAAGATATTTAGAAGTTAAAGGTCTCTTTTCAGGGAACCTAAAATCTTGCATTGTAAGTAGCTTCCTATTTAGGACCGAACCCCAGGTGAATGTTTGCATTGCCCGTATTTTGTGTATGAGTGAGGTGGTATAGGATTTTGCACCTATGGCTTAATTTCATTGCCCTTATAAAGTTGTTTAATGTCTATGAAAGTTGCTCTAgatgggcatggtgcctcacgcctgtaatcccagcattttgggaggccgaggtgagaggatcacttgaatccaggatttcaagaccGGCCTGCCCTTTttaccccgtctctgcaaaaaataaaataaaattagctaggcatggtggtgcatgcctgtagtctcaactattcagtaggctgagactggaggatcacttgagttcaagaggctgaggctgcagtgagttatgattgtgccattgcacttcagcacCTCAGTGACAGAGACAGCCCATctaaaaaaatagatagatagatagatagatagatagatagatagatagatagatatatttaAGGTGGATATCCattcttttctaatgtatttacctccatttgaattatttatttatttttatttattttgagacagaatctcactttgttgcccaggctggagtgcagtggcgcgatctcggctggctgcaacctccgcctcccaggttcaagcgattctcctgcctcagcctcctgagtagctgggattacaggcacgcgccaccacacctggctaattttttgtatttttagtagaggcagggtttcaccgtgttagccaggatgctctctttctcctgactttgtgatccgcctgcctcggcctcccaaagtgctgggattacagaggtgagccaccgcaaccagcttgaattattttatttatttatttatttatttatttatttattttttgagacggagtctcgctctgccgcccaggctggacttcagtggccagatctcagctcactgcaagctccgcctcctgggtttacgccattcttctgcctcagcctcccgagtagctgagactacaggcgcccgccacatcgcccggctagttttttgtattttttagtagagacggggtttcaccctgttagccaggatggtctcgacctctgcgtgatccgcccgtctcggcctcccaaagtgctgggattacaggtgtgagccaccgcacccggcttgaattatttataaataccttttgcatttcaataatttatttcttaaataggtAACACATTTGCACGAGTCAAAATTCAGAAGTGCACTTAAAGTcttcctctcattctctttctacattcatttttctctctagATAGCCAAGATgactagtttctttctttcttttttttttttttttagatggagttttgcccattgcccaggctggagtcaatggtgcgatcttggcttacccgaacctctgcctcctgggttcaagcgattctcctgcctcagcctcccatgtagctgcgattacaggcataagccaccatgcccggctaattttgtattttttagtagagacggggtttctccatgttggtcaggctggtcttgaactcccgacctcaggtgatccccccaccttggcctcccaaagtgctgggattacaggtgtgagccaccgcacctggcaccaTAGGTGACATTTTTATGTCTAGTTATTAAACATGCCTGGATTGATAAATAGTGTTTGGTTTGTTTGggcgtggggtggggaggggggttgcttgaacccaggaggcttgcagtaagccgaggtcgggagttcaagaccatcctggctaacatggtgaaaccctgtctctactaaaaatagaaaaaattagctgggtgtggtgacacgcgcctgtaatcccagctactcaggaggctgaggcaggagaatctcttgaaaacccaaaagagactccatctcaaaaaaaaaaaatttaaattttgtatggagacacagtctcactatgttgctcaggctggtctggaactcctgggctcaagcgatcctctcattTTATGTAAGTTGCAAGTCACCAGCAGCTTGACATCAACCAAGGcactttgttttagagacagactcttgctctgtcacccaggctggagtgcagtggtccgatcatatctcactgcagtcttgacctcctgggctcaaaggatcctctgacctcagcctcctgagtaagtgaTGTGTCAGgtgttggttccttctggtgggttcttggtctccctgacttcaagaatgcAGCTGTGGACCTTCCtggtgagtgctacagctcttaaagatggcagggacccaaagagtgagtagCAGCAAGACTtactgtgaagagcaaaagaacaaactttCCACAGCATGGAATGGGACCCCagcaggttgccgctgctggctggggtggccagcttttaatcctttatttgtcccctcccatgtcCTAGTTCTGTCATATCAGAATGCCCTTTTCTCCATCTTCCCTGTAATTGGCTACTTTAGTATCCTGCTGATtcgtccattttacagagcgctgattggtgcattttacaaacctcttgctagctacagagcgctgattggtgcatttttacaaacctcttgtaagacagaaaaggcCAAGTCCCCACTCCACCCAGGAAGTCCAACTGGCTTCCCCTctcactgggactacagatgcgcgccaccacacgcagctaattttttatttttttgtatatatgggggtctccaattcctgacttcaagcgatctctccccctcggcctcccaaaatgctgggattacaggcataagccactgagccaGGCCAGGACACatctttgagcctcaatttcctcatctttgttaGGATCAAAGTCGTTAATATCTGATGTACATGGAAGCACTtagtctaaaaaacaaaacaaaacaacaaaaaaaaactttttctaaccgggtgcagtggctaacgcctgtaatcccagcactttgggaagccagggcaggcggatcacaaggtcaggagatcgagaccagcctgaccaacagggtgaaaccccgtctctactaaaaataccaaaattagccaggcagggtggggcgcctgtagtccaagggGCTGAGGAGGCTAAGACAGCTTGGCGACACAGCGAGAGtccgtttcaaaaaagaaaaaacaaaaaactttgtccaacctgggcaatatagtgaaaccccgtcgctacaaaaaaattaataaagctgGGCGTGTtcgcgcgcacctgtagtcctagatacttgagaggctgaggctggagaagtgcttgaacccgggagacagaagttgcagtgagcagaaatcgcgCCACTACAgtccaccctgggagacagagcgagactctgtctattTAATCCTGAAGGTTCCCGCCCTTGCCGGAGCTCGGCCACCGGCTGGGACGCCCGTATTTCCCTGGGCTGCAGGAAATCGTCAAGACCCACCGCGTCGGGCGGGGCTCGGACGATAAACCAGCGAGATGCACCTCACCCCATCAGACGCCTAGAGAGGCCCCGGAAATGCACGGAAGGGTGCTGCAGGGCGTCGGTGACGCACTTCCGGCACGGGATGTTTTCGGTGACTGGACTGAGCGAGCTGTAGGCGCAAAgctgaggaaaggaagaagtgtgGGAAaggggcctggtgtggtggggcACGGTGTTTGGGACCGGAGGGTTTGAGGGCTGATGAGTTCCTTGGGTTTGCTCTTTCTTCACCTGAAAGGAAGACTCCAGGAAGGGCAGCACATGCCGGAGAAAGATGAATTCCAGCTTGACCGCCCAGAGACGCGGCAGTGACGCCGAGTTGGGACCCTGGGTGATGGCTGCGAGGTCCAAGGACGCGGCGCCGTCCCAACGCGACGGACTTTTGCCAGTGAAAGTGGAGGAAGACTCACCCGGAAGTTGGGAGCTCGGCTATCCAGGGGCTTGGCCAGATCCCGAAACTTCTCGACTGCACTTTAGGCAACTGCGTTACCAGGAGGTGGCTGGACCGGAAGAGGCGCTGAGCCGGCTTCGAGAACTCTGTCGTCGGTGGCTGAGGCCTGAGCTGCTCTCCAAGGAGCAGATCCTGGAGCTGCTGGTGCTGGAGCAGTTCCTCACCATCCTGCCCGAGGAACTCCAAGCCTGGGTGCGAGAGCACTGCCCGGAGAACGGGGAGGAGGCAGTGGCCGTGGTGCGGGCTCTGCAGCGAGCGCTCGATGGAACCTCACCTCAGGTGAGAAGCGAAAGACCCATTCTGGAGGTGGGAGTGTGGAAAATAGGCGTGTATGGGGTGCTCTGCGTTTCGGAAGTTACTTCCTTATTACATTTCGTGTGAACGCTGGGGTGTGTATGGACTTCCTTTCCGCAGGCCACATCGATCCTGGTGACAGATCCATCCAGGAGATGACTTTATAGACCTCAGCATAAAGCCAACACGGAttactggttttctttcttcttttttttttctttttcttttttttcttttttgttgttgttgttgtttgaggtagagtttcagtcttgtctcccaggctggagtgcagtggcgcgatctcgcctcactgcaacctctgactcccgggtttaagcgattctcctgcctcatcctcccgagtagctgggattacaggcgcccgctaccacgcccggctaatttttgtatttttagtagagatggggtttcaccgtgttggccaggctggtctcgatctcctgacctcaggtgatccgcccgccttggcctcccaaagtgctgggattacaggtatgagccaccgcgcccggtcctgTATACTTTTAATTCCCATACATCACAGTGATACaagttaaagaaatattttgctcTTACCTACCCCCAAAATGAGTGTAAATAGTCCACAGCAAGGCTTTTCACGA from Piliocolobus tephrosceles isolate RC106 unplaced genomic scaffold, ASM277652v3 unscaffolded_45806, whole genome shotgun sequence includes the following:
- the LOC113219485 gene encoding zinc finger protein 394 isoform X3; translation: MNSSLTAQRRGSDAELGPWVMAARSKDAAPSQRDGLLPVKVEEDSPGSWELGYPGAWPDPETSRLHFRQLRYQEVAGPEEALSRLRELCRRWLRPELLSKEQILELLVLEQFLTILPEELQAWVREHCPENGEEAVAVVRALQRALDGTSPQVWKAELRTKS
- the LOC113219485 gene encoding zinc finger protein 394 isoform X2, whose protein sequence is MNSSLTAQRRGSDAELGPWVMAARSKDAAPSQRDGLLPVKVEEDSPGSWELGYPGAWPDPETSRLHFRQLRYQEVAGPEEALSRLRELCRRWLRPELLSKEQILELLVLEQFLTILPEELQAWVREHCPENGEEAVAVVRALQRALDGTSPQGMATFEDMAVSLTWEEWERLDPARRDFRRESAQKDSGSTVPPSDTVCGP